From Alienimonas californiensis, a single genomic window includes:
- a CDS encoding DUF1257 domain-containing protein, translating to MSHVVTIETKLRDPAALSAACARLKLPEPRNETVKFFDGAEHSGLAVRPPGFVYPVLVQTDGNVRCDTYNGRWGDDAFLGRLKQAYAVEAAKLQAKARGHRISETPLPDGGVRLTVTAGAVGFGAAGNAYGGLA from the coding sequence ATGAGCCACGTCGTCACGATCGAGACGAAGCTGAGAGACCCGGCGGCGTTGTCCGCCGCCTGCGCCCGGCTGAAGCTGCCGGAACCCCGGAACGAGACCGTCAAGTTCTTCGACGGCGCCGAACACAGCGGCCTCGCAGTGAGGCCGCCGGGGTTCGTCTACCCCGTGCTGGTGCAGACCGACGGAAACGTCCGCTGCGATACCTACAACGGCCGCTGGGGCGACGACGCCTTCCTCGGCCGCCTGAAGCAGGCCTACGCGGTCGAAGCCGCCAAGCTGCAGGCGAAGGCCCGCGGGCACCGGATCAGCGAGACCCCGCTGCCCGACGGCGGCGTGCGGCTGACCGTCACCGCCGGGGCCGTCGGCTTCGGCGCCGCCGGGAACGCCTACGGAGGACTCGCCTGA